The proteins below come from a single Corylus avellana chromosome ca3, CavTom2PMs-1.0 genomic window:
- the LOC132176012 gene encoding uncharacterized protein LOC132176012 encodes MSKPHSHRPPSGRTNLASCIVATIFLIFVVIIVLIVYFTVFKPHDPKISVNAVQLPSFSIANGTATFTFSQYAAIRNPNRAVFSHYDSTLQLLYSGSQVGFMFIPAGKIDPGQTQYMAATFSVQSFPLTAPQTVGAMVPQQSFPSTAPETIGPMGPQLAGGGFRVGPTMEIESRMELAGRVRVLHFFTHHVESRAGCKVVIAVSDGSVLGFHC; translated from the coding sequence ATGAGCAAGCCACACAGCCACCGGCCACCGTCGGGCCGAACCAACCTGGCCTCGTGCATAGTGGCCACCATCTTCCTCATCTTCGTCGTCATCATCGTCCTCATCGTCTACTTCACCGTCTTCAAGCCCCACGACCCCAAGATCTCCGTAAACGCCGTCCAGCTCCCGTCATTCTCCATCGCCAACGGCACAGCCACCTTCACCTTCTCCCAGTACGCCGCCATCCGAAACCCCAACCGCGCCGTCTTCTCCCACTACGACAGTACCCTCCAGCTCCTCTACTCCGGCTCCCAAGTCGGCTTCATGTTCATCCCCGCCGGCAAGATCGACCCCGGCCAGACCCAGTACATGGCCGCGACCTTCTCCGTCCAGTCCTTCCCCTTAACGGCTCCCCAAACCGTCGGAGCCATGGTACCCCAACAGTCCTTCCCCTCGACGGCCCCCGAAACCATCGGACCCATGGGGCCCCAGCTCGCCGGCGGCGGGTTCCGAGTCGGCCCGACAATGGAGATCGAGTCGAGGATGGAGCTGGCCGGTCGGGTTCGGGTCCTGCACTTCTTCACTCACCACGTGGAGTCTCGTGCCGGCTGTAAGGTTGTCATTGCGGTGAGTGATGGCTCTGTGTTAGGATTCCACTGctaa